A single Defluviitalea saccharophila DNA region contains:
- a CDS encoding DNA polymerase III subunit alpha translates to MERAVHSIPFTHLHVHTEYSLLDGSSKVKELIARTKELGMDSVAITDHGSMYGVIDFYKEAKKQGIKPIIGCEVYVAPRSRFDKEKQDANYFHLVLLAESMEGYKNLIKLVSYGFIEGFYHKPRIDLELLEKHSKGLIGLSACLAGPVAKTIREVSYEKAVEIALQYESILGKGNFYLELQDHGMREQGEVNQNLIRMSKETGIPLVVTNDVHYTFKEDNKAHEILLCIQTAKTMDDEDRMIYPGGEFYLKSPEEMLERFPYAREAMENTYEIAKRCNVEFTFHELKLPKYDVPEGYTASEYLRKLCLEGFNLRYPNPNPELKERLEYELSTIEQMGYVDYFLIVWDFIKYAKDHGIMVGPGRGSAAGSMVSYCLQITNIDPIEYQLLFERFLNPERISMPDIDIDFCYERRQEVIDYVIRKYGEDRVAQIITFGTMSARAVIRDVGRAINMPYAEVDKVAKMIPAELGITIDRALEVNGELRNLYENDERIHYLIDMSKRLEGLPRHSSTHAAGVVISKDPVVEYVPLHANDGVITTQFTMTTLEELGLLKMDFLGLRTLTVIRSALEQIEANHNIKIDIDKIDFNDQKVYDLISAAQTEGVFQLESTGMRNFLKELQPRNLEDIIAGNALYRPGPMDFIPKYIKGKKNPEAIEYTCEALEPILKTTYGCIVYQEQVMQIVRDLAGYSLGRSDLVRRAMSKKKADVMAEERKNFVYGNGKEVPGCVNRGIPVQTAEKIFDEMTDFAKYAFNKSHAAAYAVVAYQTAWLKTHYPVEFMAALMTSVMDNTDKIKEYIYACKKMGIELMPPDINEGFCDFSVSKGKIRYGLAAVKNVGKNMIHAIVKERNENGKFTSLTDFFERMDSGDLNKRSVESLIKAGVFDSLGGKRSQYLAVYKQILDQIAQQKKKNIEGQMNLFDFGPTEKVKQDILPNIEEYPPKILLSMEKEVLGMYLSGHPLDEYEEELKKHTDASSLDFIKREEEEGPASIFDGQIVTIGGMITAKSVKTTRNNQMMAFITLEDLYGSVEVIVFPNIYESAADYLREDEIIYVKGRAAIREDEDAKLICEAITPFEKMRVSKEENTAKLYLKIPREKGNLEVVEDIKPLLQMNRGDVPVIIHIEGINKTMKASKGLWIDPSEELMSKLKRILGDKNVVIR, encoded by the coding sequence ATGGAGAGAGCAGTTCATTCGATTCCCTTTACCCATCTTCATGTCCATACAGAGTACAGTCTCCTTGACGGCTCTTCTAAGGTTAAAGAACTTATTGCGAGAACAAAAGAGTTGGGTATGGATAGTGTTGCAATAACGGATCATGGCTCTATGTATGGAGTCATTGATTTTTATAAAGAGGCTAAAAAACAGGGGATAAAACCAATTATCGGCTGCGAGGTGTATGTTGCTCCACGCAGTCGTTTTGATAAAGAAAAACAGGATGCAAACTATTTTCACCTTGTGCTGTTAGCAGAAAGTATGGAAGGCTATAAGAACTTAATTAAGCTGGTTTCCTATGGATTTATAGAAGGGTTCTATCATAAGCCCAGAATTGATTTGGAACTTCTGGAAAAGCACTCAAAAGGACTCATTGGTCTTAGTGCTTGTCTCGCAGGACCGGTGGCAAAGACGATCAGAGAGGTTTCCTATGAGAAAGCAGTTGAAATAGCCCTTCAATATGAAAGCATCTTAGGCAAAGGAAATTTCTACCTTGAACTTCAGGACCACGGCATGAGAGAACAAGGAGAAGTGAATCAGAACTTAATTCGCATGAGCAAAGAAACAGGCATCCCGTTGGTGGTCACAAATGATGTGCATTATACTTTTAAAGAAGATAATAAGGCCCATGAGATTCTTCTATGTATTCAAACGGCAAAAACCATGGATGACGAGGACAGAATGATCTATCCGGGAGGAGAATTTTATTTAAAATCTCCCGAAGAAATGCTGGAAAGATTTCCTTACGCCAGAGAAGCTATGGAAAACACTTATGAGATTGCAAAAAGATGCAATGTAGAATTTACTTTCCATGAATTAAAACTTCCAAAATACGATGTTCCTGAAGGGTATACAGCCAGTGAATATCTCAGGAAACTATGTTTGGAAGGTTTTAATCTAAGATATCCAAATCCCAATCCTGAACTTAAAGAAAGACTGGAATATGAATTGTCTACCATTGAACAGATGGGGTATGTAGACTATTTCTTAATTGTATGGGATTTTATTAAATATGCTAAGGATCATGGCATTATGGTTGGACCGGGAAGAGGTTCGGCAGCAGGCAGCATGGTTTCTTATTGTTTACAGATTACGAATATTGACCCGATAGAGTACCAGCTGCTCTTTGAGAGATTTTTAAATCCTGAAAGAATCAGTATGCCCGATATAGACATAGATTTTTGCTACGAAAGAAGGCAGGAAGTCATAGACTATGTCATAAGAAAATATGGGGAAGACAGAGTGGCACAGATTATTACCTTTGGAACCATGTCTGCAAGAGCTGTGATTCGTGATGTAGGACGGGCTATTAATATGCCTTATGCAGAAGTGGACAAAGTGGCAAAGATGATTCCTGCAGAACTGGGCATTACGATTGATAGGGCATTGGAAGTCAACGGCGAACTAAGAAATTTATATGAAAACGATGAAAGAATTCATTATCTCATTGATATGTCAAAAAGACTGGAAGGACTTCCAAGGCACTCCTCGACCCATGCAGCAGGGGTTGTAATATCAAAGGACCCTGTCGTGGAATACGTCCCCCTACATGCCAATGACGGAGTAATCACAACTCAGTTTACGATGACTACCCTGGAAGAATTAGGCCTTCTTAAAATGGACTTCTTGGGACTTAGAACCTTGACAGTTATTCGCAGTGCCTTAGAACAGATCGAAGCTAATCATAACATTAAAATAGACATAGATAAAATCGACTTTAATGATCAGAAGGTATATGATTTGATTTCCGCAGCTCAGACGGAAGGGGTCTTCCAGCTGGAAAGTACCGGAATGAGAAACTTTTTGAAGGAACTTCAGCCAAGAAACTTAGAAGATATTATTGCGGGCAATGCCCTTTACCGCCCGGGACCTATGGACTTTATACCAAAATACATTAAAGGGAAAAAGAACCCGGAGGCGATTGAATATACCTGTGAGGCCTTAGAACCTATCTTAAAAACGACTTATGGCTGTATTGTGTATCAAGAACAGGTAATGCAGATTGTAAGGGATTTGGCAGGGTATAGTCTTGGACGAAGCGATTTGGTGAGAAGAGCCATGTCCAAGAAAAAAGCAGATGTGATGGCAGAAGAAAGAAAAAACTTTGTATACGGCAATGGAAAAGAAGTGCCAGGGTGCGTCAATAGAGGGATTCCGGTACAGACCGCTGAAAAAATCTTCGATGAAATGACGGATTTTGCAAAGTATGCATTTAACAAATCCCACGCCGCAGCATACGCAGTAGTTGCCTATCAAACGGCATGGTTAAAAACCCATTATCCTGTAGAATTTATGGCAGCCCTCATGACCTCGGTTATGGACAATACCGATAAGATTAAAGAATATATTTACGCCTGCAAAAAAATGGGAATAGAGTTAATGCCGCCGGATATTAATGAAGGTTTTTGTGATTTTTCCGTATCCAAGGGAAAAATCAGGTATGGATTGGCTGCCGTTAAAAATGTGGGGAAAAATATGATCCATGCTATTGTAAAAGAGCGAAATGAGAATGGGAAGTTTACCAGTTTAACAGACTTCTTTGAGCGTATGGACAGCGGAGATTTAAATAAAAGAAGTGTTGAAAGCTTAATAAAAGCCGGAGTCTTTGATTCCTTAGGAGGCAAAAGAAGTCAGTATTTAGCGGTTTATAAACAAATTTTAGACCAAATAGCTCAGCAAAAGAAGAAAAATATAGAGGGACAAATGAATTTGTTTGATTTTGGTCCAACTGAAAAGGTTAAACAAGACATTCTGCCCAATATAGAAGAGTACCCACCTAAAATACTTCTATCCATGGAAAAGGAAGTTTTGGGTATGTATTTAAGCGGACACCCCCTGGATGAGTATGAAGAAGAATTGAAAAAGCATACGGATGCCTCAAGTTTGGATTTTATAAAAAGAGAAGAGGAAGAAGGTCCAGCGTCCATATTTGATGGGCAGATCGTGACCATAGGGGGAATGATTACTGCCAAAAGTGTTAAAACGACTAGAAACAATCAAATGATGGCTTTTATTACATTAGAAGATCTGTACGGAAGCGTGGAAGTCATTGTATTTCCCAATATATACGAAAGTGCTGCAGACTATTTAAGAGAAGATGAAATTATTTATGTAAAAGGCAGAGCAGCTATTCGAGAAGATGAAGACGCAAAATTAATATGTGAGGCCATCACACCATTTGAAAAAATGCGTGTTTCAAAAGAAGAGAATACTGCAAAGCTTTATTTGAAAATCCCAAGGGAAAAAGGCAATTTGGAAGTTGTAGAAGATATAAAACCTCTTTTGCAGATGAACAGAGGTGATGTGCCGGTTATTATACACATTGAAGGAATTAATAAAACCATGAAAGCCTCTAAGGGCTTATGGATAGACCCAAGTGAGGAATTAATGTCTAAATTAAAGCGTATTTTAGGAGATAAAAATGTCGTAATTAGATAA
- a CDS encoding DUF3892 domain-containing protein, with translation MDSKSKIVKVKKNSEGDITDVMLDNGSVHSIDDAITMAKNDLIDGVNVGKAKNGREFLRSNPNGEESDNLDNLPMF, from the coding sequence ATGGATTCAAAATCTAAAATCGTAAAGGTAAAGAAAAACAGCGAGGGAGACATTACAGATGTAATGCTCGATAATGGAAGTGTTCATTCTATCGATGATGCCATCACGATGGCTAAAAATGATTTAATCGATGGAGTGAATGTAGGAAAAGCTAAAAATGGCCGAGAATTTTTAAGAAGCAATCCAAATGGTGAAGAAAGCGATAATCTGGACAATCTTCCTATGTTTTAA
- a CDS encoding methyl-accepting chemotaxis protein — MGVKTKPNNKIRVSVFSNLKIRTRIILLIAVIITFMTALSLISINYMNKISDNMDNLFVNRMTPNDKISTIETLVQKSINNVSGGLLKYSKDHNSNYVKETKAENDQYYNQIQELLNDINDIELTPLEKKLIDSFAKIYEKLYTVQVEIIDALEKDDLETALEINYKSENLRSVIGSDIAELKQINFIVANSLNEGGKEFVKTSENIVLTFIITTIILSLLITFLITLSINKGLTRCIKQAKLLSEYDLNSDLLKKDRSRRDEIGLLASAFEDMRNLLKNMIKDIQLSSMEVTASSEELAATIDGINDKTKTINMSAKEIAEGVESTAEIIKVVDKANYEILSYSTQLREKARNSVDIIKEVKCRALNMKDNANKSKEQAIGTYQEKQKNIIKAIEKGYVVEEIVKMSNTISKISEQTNLLALNAAIEAARAGKSGQGFAVVADEVKALAEETKMLVDKIKTSIQEVKLVFYDLSHNANDLIHFIEEDVTKDYDQLVDTSIQYEKDSIVISDIFTKFESDSNTIGELISEMNRRIEDVVGIINKSNINAKDISTNIGMTAFSIEEIAKATQGQAEIAEVLTNTIMKFQL; from the coding sequence GTGGGGGTTAAAACTAAGCCAAATAATAAAATCAGGGTTAGTGTTTTTAGCAACTTAAAAATAAGGACAAGAATAATATTATTGATCGCGGTTATCATTACCTTTATGACAGCTTTATCACTAATATCTATTAATTACATGAATAAAATTTCTGATAATATGGACAATCTTTTCGTTAACAGAATGACACCTAATGACAAAATATCTACCATTGAAACTTTAGTGCAGAAGTCTATTAATAATGTTTCAGGAGGACTTCTTAAGTATAGCAAAGATCACAATAGTAACTATGTAAAGGAAACAAAAGCAGAAAATGATCAGTATTATAATCAAATTCAAGAGTTATTAAATGATATTAACGACATTGAACTGACCCCGTTGGAAAAGAAATTAATTGATAGCTTCGCAAAGATTTACGAGAAATTATATACGGTTCAAGTGGAAATTATTGATGCTTTAGAAAAGGATGATTTAGAAACCGCATTAGAGATTAATTATAAAAGTGAGAACTTAAGAAGTGTCATCGGATCAGATATTGCTGAGTTAAAGCAAATAAATTTTATCGTAGCAAACTCTCTCAATGAAGGCGGCAAAGAATTCGTAAAGACATCAGAGAATATTGTTTTAACTTTTATAATCACTACTATAATACTATCTTTATTAATAACCTTTTTGATTACTTTATCGATCAACAAAGGTTTAACCAGATGCATTAAACAAGCTAAACTTCTATCAGAATACGATCTAAATTCAGATTTATTGAAAAAGGATAGGTCCCGTAGGGATGAAATCGGACTTTTGGCAAGTGCTTTTGAAGATATGAGAAACTTATTAAAAAACATGATAAAGGATATACAATTAAGCAGTATGGAAGTTACTGCTTCCAGTGAAGAATTAGCTGCAACGATAGATGGAATCAATGATAAAACTAAAACGATTAATATGAGTGCAAAAGAAATTGCCGAGGGCGTGGAAAGCACTGCAGAAATCATAAAGGTGGTCGATAAAGCCAACTATGAGATACTTTCCTACTCAACTCAACTAAGAGAAAAAGCTAGAAATAGTGTGGATATTATTAAAGAAGTAAAATGCCGTGCATTAAATATGAAAGACAATGCAAATAAATCTAAAGAACAAGCCATTGGTACCTATCAGGAAAAACAAAAAAACATTATCAAGGCTATTGAGAAAGGTTATGTTGTAGAAGAAATCGTTAAAATGTCCAATACAATATCTAAGATCTCTGAGCAAACCAATTTATTGGCTCTCAATGCAGCAATAGAAGCTGCCAGAGCTGGAAAATCCGGACAAGGTTTTGCAGTTGTTGCGGATGAGGTCAAAGCATTGGCGGAAGAGACCAAAATGCTTGTAGATAAAATAAAAACTTCGATACAGGAAGTCAAATTGGTCTTTTACGATTTATCCCATAATGCCAATGATTTAATTCATTTTATTGAAGAAGATGTTACAAAAGATTATGATCAGTTAGTGGACACCAGTATACAGTATGAAAAGGATAGTATAGTGATTAGTGATATCTTCACAAAATTTGAAAGCGATTCTAATACAATAGGAGAGCTTATAAGTGAAATGAACCGGCGTATAGAAGATGTAGTAGGCATCATTAATAAATCCAATATCAATGCCAAGGATATTTCAACGAATATAGGAATGACTGCATTTTCTATTGAAGAAATTGCAAAAGCGACCCAAGGACAAGCAGAAATCGCTGAAGTCTTAACGAATACGATTATGAAGTTTCAACTGTAG
- a CDS encoding response regulator transcription factor, translated as MIKVLIVEDEDLIRKGLAYTIDWAKMGCMVIGEAVNGEEGIKKIEELHPDLVLTDIKMPIKDGLQMLQNFKEREFEVIIVTGYGEFEYAKKAIELNVFDYLLKPIDENKLYEVVGEVIKKISEKEILRKLKNTVKNIENIKVLDTEIYCQKSSYKYKNTPVMIDYIAQNYSNKISIEDIAEKLEVSSSYLSKKFKDDTCHTFNDFLNSYRIQKAINLLTEGNYKVYEIAEMVGFSDYKYFSYVFKSYMHCSPMEFLKSNVLIRGADAENDITGSS; from the coding sequence ATGATTAAGGTATTAATTGTAGAGGATGAGGATTTAATCAGGAAAGGACTCGCCTATACCATTGACTGGGCAAAAATGGGGTGTATGGTCATAGGGGAAGCTGTCAATGGTGAGGAAGGGATTAAAAAAATTGAGGAGCTTCATCCGGATTTGGTGTTAACGGATATAAAAATGCCGATAAAGGATGGACTTCAAATGCTTCAGAACTTTAAAGAGAGAGAATTTGAAGTCATTATTGTAACGGGCTATGGAGAATTTGAATATGCCAAAAAAGCAATTGAGTTAAATGTATTCGACTATCTCCTTAAGCCAATTGATGAAAACAAACTTTATGAGGTTGTTGGAGAAGTGATTAAAAAAATCTCTGAAAAGGAGATTCTTCGCAAACTCAAAAATACGGTTAAAAATATAGAAAATATTAAGGTTTTAGATACAGAAATTTACTGTCAAAAATCTTCTTACAAGTATAAGAATACACCTGTCATGATTGATTATATTGCTCAAAATTATTCTAATAAAATCAGTATAGAAGATATTGCCGAGAAGCTGGAGGTTAGCTCTAGTTATCTGAGCAAAAAATTTAAGGATGATACTTGTCATACATTTAATGATTTTTTAAATAGTTATAGGATCCAAAAAGCAATTAATTTACTTACTGAAGGAAATTATAAGGTATATGAGATAGCAGAGATGGTAGGGTTTAGCGACTATAAGTATTTTTCTTATGTATTCAAGTCTTATATGCACTGTTCCCCTATGGAATTTTTGAAATCCAATGTTCTGATAAGAGGAGCAGATGCAGAAAATGATATAACTGGCAGTAGCTGA
- a CDS encoding sensor histidine kinase — protein sequence MIENKRKVFKEEIRKTFILYAVTPILIFSILSYNFIMFYGERVIKNQNIEINSVISTMIEEEITHYIAQVEELSSSPLIVNYINNADKINNQASIYEMLYSFINNQKIRSIFYITDNNGNTIIDNSFCESPYNTYEIFLSGIFKQMKQRPDETIAMINRVQLDSNIRTIYSIGKAIVHEGKIVGYIVFDLLENDWNNIIYKYDLDIVVITDRHKNAIISTNNLILDSLGKFRFKLYKNKYIYIRDEEKYYIHQSKLANGNILIFTLTSMRFIDRFYLVGLIFLLMLFLMLSIVIIYISKGISANKTKSIDELLYAIKKVQEGDLEFCVHIDSNDEFELIGNYFNDMIIKLKQLISKNNELVNRNRMSEIMQLEAQFNPHFLFNTLETLKYMIKIDTQKAVQIVVGLANLLRYSINYEDGNVSIQRDIRYIEDYLMIQKYRFNKRLEYTIEIQEEAMDCTVPKLIIQPIIENSISHGYSRKENLKISLRIFIEKGKLVLEIVDDGDGISKARLEEILTALKQENLESNHIGLYNVHRRIQLLYGTDYGIHINSVYNEGTNVTIYLPIIRGEDND from the coding sequence ATGATAGAGAATAAAAGAAAAGTCTTCAAAGAAGAGATTAGGAAAACTTTTATTTTATATGCAGTTACTCCTATTTTAATTTTTTCCATTCTTTCTTACAACTTTATTATGTTTTATGGTGAAAGGGTAATTAAAAATCAAAATATTGAAATTAATTCCGTCATTTCTACAATGATTGAAGAAGAAATTACCCATTATATTGCTCAAGTCGAAGAATTATCTTCTTCTCCACTGATTGTAAATTATATTAATAATGCAGATAAGATTAATAATCAAGCCAGTATTTATGAAATGCTGTATAGTTTTATTAATAATCAAAAGATAAGGAGTATTTTTTATATAACGGATAATAATGGCAATACAATTATTGATAATAGCTTTTGTGAATCTCCCTATAACACTTATGAGATATTCTTATCTGGAATATTTAAGCAGATGAAACAAAGACCGGACGAAACCATAGCAATGATTAATCGTGTCCAATTAGACAGTAATATCAGAACAATCTATTCCATAGGTAAGGCTATCGTTCACGAAGGAAAGATCGTTGGATACATAGTCTTTGATTTATTAGAAAACGACTGGAATAATATCATATACAAATATGATCTGGATATAGTTGTAATTACTGATCGACATAAGAATGCCATTATATCTACTAATAATTTAATATTAGACAGCCTGGGGAAATTTAGATTTAAACTATATAAAAATAAATACATTTATATAAGAGATGAGGAAAAGTACTATATTCATCAGTCTAAATTGGCAAATGGAAATATTTTGATTTTTACCCTTACTTCTATGAGATTTATTGACCGTTTTTATTTGGTGGGACTTATATTTCTGCTCATGCTTTTTTTAATGTTGTCCATAGTCATTATATATATATCGAAAGGGATATCTGCCAATAAAACGAAATCCATTGATGAATTGCTTTATGCCATAAAGAAAGTTCAAGAGGGAGACTTAGAATTTTGTGTTCATATAGATTCCAATGACGAATTTGAGTTAATAGGAAATTATTTCAATGATATGATCATAAAATTAAAACAACTTATTAGTAAAAATAATGAGTTAGTTAATAGAAATCGAATGTCAGAAATCATGCAGTTAGAAGCTCAGTTTAATCCTCATTTTTTATTTAACACTTTAGAAACACTAAAATATATGATTAAAATCGATACACAAAAAGCAGTACAAATCGTTGTAGGACTAGCCAATCTATTAAGGTACAGTATAAATTATGAAGATGGAAATGTATCTATTCAAAGAGATATTCGGTATATAGAAGATTATTTAATGATACAGAAATATAGATTTAATAAAAGACTGGAATATACCATTGAGATTCAAGAGGAAGCTATGGATTGCACGGTTCCTAAATTGATTATTCAGCCTATCATTGAAAATTCTATTAGTCATGGATACTCCAGGAAAGAAAATTTAAAAATATCCCTTAGGATATTTATTGAAAAAGGGAAGTTAGTTCTGGAAATTGTAGATGATGGCGATGGGATTTCTAAAGCAAGGTTAGAAGAAATACTAACTGCTTTAAAACAGGAGAATTTAGAATCCAATCATATAGGACTTTATAATGTCCATAGAAGAATTCAATTACTATATGGTACGGATTATGGAATACATATTAATAGTGTTTACAATGAAGGAACAAATGTAACGATTTATCTACCTATAATAAGAGGTGAGGATAATGATTAA
- a CDS encoding iron ABC transporter permease — protein sequence MNKTKWKLDFWGVITLVIAAIFALFLVYPLFALFISGFQDSSTGAFTMANFAQFFKKKYYYQSMINSFTVTVCVTILAIAIGAPLAYFMTVYKIKGKGLVEMLIIISMLSPPFIGAYSWILLLGRSGVLTEFLSKFLGIQMPSIYGFGGILLVFTLKLYSFIYLYVSGALKKIDVSLSEAAESLGCSSAKKVVTVILPLILPTVLAGSLLVFMNALADFGTPMLIGEGFNVMPVIIYSEFISEVGGQANFAAAMAAIMVFITAILFMAQKYVVNKKSFTMSSLRPIKPKEIKGIKSVFVHGFIYILVFLSIIPQITVIYTSFLKTKGSMFASGFSLESYQKIFKTAGKAIANTYLFGLAAIIVIILLGMFIAYLSTRRKNYLTSIIDTITMFPYIIPGSVLGITLLLAFNKKPILLSGTAAIIIVAFVIRRLPYTLRSSAAILYQISPSMEEASISLGSSPVKTFFKVTAVMMMPGVLAGAILSWITVINELSASVILYTGSTKTMSVAIYTEVIRASYGTAAALSSLLTLTTIISLIIFYKFTGNKEISL from the coding sequence ATGAATAAGACAAAATGGAAACTAGACTTCTGGGGAGTTATAACACTCGTTATTGCAGCAATTTTTGCACTCTTCCTGGTTTATCCGTTATTTGCCCTATTTATAAGCGGCTTTCAAGATTCTAGTACCGGCGCATTTACAATGGCTAATTTTGCTCAGTTTTTTAAGAAAAAATACTATTATCAATCCATGATTAATAGTTTTACAGTAACTGTTTGTGTTACAATTCTTGCAATTGCCATAGGGGCGCCTTTGGCATATTTCATGACAGTTTACAAGATAAAGGGCAAAGGACTTGTTGAGATGCTTATTATTATCTCTATGCTTTCACCCCCTTTTATTGGAGCCTATTCATGGATTTTACTTCTAGGCAGAAGTGGAGTTCTTACTGAATTTTTATCTAAATTCCTTGGTATTCAGATGCCTTCTATCTACGGGTTCGGTGGAATTTTACTTGTTTTTACCCTAAAGCTTTATTCCTTTATTTATCTATATGTCTCAGGAGCACTTAAAAAAATTGACGTGTCATTAAGTGAAGCAGCCGAAAGCTTAGGATGCAGCTCTGCTAAAAAAGTTGTAACCGTTATATTACCTTTAATACTTCCCACTGTTTTAGCAGGTTCTCTACTGGTATTTATGAATGCCCTTGCAGATTTTGGTACACCGATGTTAATTGGAGAAGGATTTAATGTTATGCCGGTTATTATCTACTCAGAATTTATCAGTGAAGTAGGTGGGCAGGCAAATTTCGCAGCAGCTATGGCAGCTATTATGGTTTTCATTACTGCGATTTTATTCATGGCTCAAAAATATGTAGTGAATAAAAAGTCTTTCACAATGAGTTCCCTAAGACCTATAAAACCTAAAGAAATAAAGGGTATTAAAAGTGTATTTGTTCATGGATTTATCTATATCTTAGTATTTTTATCCATAATACCTCAAATTACAGTTATATATACTTCATTTTTAAAGACCAAAGGTTCTATGTTTGCATCCGGATTTTCATTAGAAAGTTATCAAAAAATCTTTAAAACCGCAGGAAAAGCCATTGCCAATACCTATTTATTTGGGCTTGCGGCCATTATAGTGATTATTTTATTAGGAATGTTTATCGCTTATCTTTCCACGAGAAGAAAGAATTATTTAACCAGTATCATCGATACAATTACGATGTTCCCCTATATTATCCCAGGATCTGTATTAGGGATTACGCTTCTTCTTGCTTTTAATAAGAAGCCAATATTATTAAGCGGAACAGCAGCTATTATTATTGTTGCCTTTGTTATTAGAAGATTACCTTATACACTTCGTTCAAGTGCAGCCATACTTTATCAGATTAGTCCTAGTATGGAGGAGGCTTCGATCAGTTTAGGCTCATCTCCGGTTAAAACCTTTTTTAAAGTAACCGCTGTTATGATGATGCCAGGTGTACTTGCAGGAGCCATTCTTAGCTGGATTACGGTTATAAATGAATTGAGTGCTTCTGTTATACTTTATACAGGCTCAACCAAGACAATGTCTGTTGCCATTTATACAGAAGTTATTAGAGCCAGTTATGGAACGGCAGCAGCATTATCATCCCTTTTAACCTTAACTACAATCATATCCTTAATCATCTTTTATAAATTTACTGGCAACAAAGAAATTAGTTTGTAA
- a CDS encoding ABC transporter ATP-binding protein, producing MSVAINVENVVKKYGDLTIIPNLSVNIKNGEFFTLLGPSGCGKTTLLRMIVGFNSIEEGHIKFDDTIINNIPAHKRNIGMVFQNYAIFPHLTVRENVEYGLKLRKVKKEEMDKKVDEILKVVKIEEYQDRLPERLSGGQQQRVALARAIVIHPSVLLMDEPLSNLDAKLRVEMRSAIRDVQEKVGITTVYVTHDQEEALAISDRIAVMKDGIIQQVGKPHTIYTRPANVFVSTFIGHSNLFRGKISLIGQEKFIEFKNGYKIKMDNLTERVHDQMEVCISIRPEEFSICTEGIKTKIKNKTFLGKYINYELNFEDQMIFPEQPSIEFSQDVGHAEKIYEVGDEIILKPNKYKINVFTEDGSESLIKDVKKYE from the coding sequence ATGAGTGTAGCGATTAATGTGGAGAATGTAGTGAAGAAATACGGAGATCTAACGATTATACCTAATTTATCAGTAAATATAAAGAACGGTGAGTTTTTTACCTTACTAGGCCCTTCGGGCTGCGGCAAAACGACTCTTTTAAGAATGATTGTGGGATTTAATAGTATAGAGGAAGGGCATATCAAGTTTGATGACACTATCATCAATAATATACCGGCTCATAAGCGTAATATCGGTATGGTATTCCAAAACTATGCAATTTTCCCTCATCTTACTGTTAGAGAAAACGTAGAATATGGGTTAAAACTTCGCAAAGTTAAAAAAGAAGAAATGGACAAAAAAGTAGATGAGATATTAAAAGTTGTAAAGATAGAAGAATATCAAGACAGGCTCCCAGAAAGGCTTTCAGGAGGTCAGCAGCAAAGGGTGGCTCTTGCCAGGGCAATAGTGATCCATCCAAGTGTCCTTTTGATGGATGAACCACTTTCAAATTTGGATGCTAAACTTCGTGTTGAGATGCGCAGTGCTATAAGAGATGTTCAAGAAAAAGTAGGCATAACAACGGTTTATGTTACTCACGACCAGGAAGAAGCACTGGCTATATCCGATAGAATAGCCGTTATGAAAGATGGAATTATTCAGCAGGTAGGTAAACCCCATACCATATACACCCGTCCAGCCAATGTTTTTGTTTCCACTTTTATAGGTCATTCTAATTTATTTAGAGGAAAGATTTCACTCATTGGTCAGGAAAAATTTATTGAATTTAAAAATGGTTACAAAATCAAGATGGATAACTTAACAGAACGAGTACATGATCAAATGGAAGTTTGCATTTCTATAAGACCAGAGGAGTTTTCTATCTGCACAGAAGGAATAAAGACAAAAATAAAAAACAAAACATTCTTAGGGAAATATATCAATTACGAATTAAACTTCGAAGATCAAATGATTTTCCCTGAACAACCTTCTATAGAATTTTCACAGGACGTTGGCCATGCTGAAAAGATCTATGAAGTAGGAGATGAAATTATTTTAAAACCTAATAAATATAAGATTAATGTATTTACAGAGGATGGCAGCGAAAGTCTCATTAAGGATGTGAAAAAGTATGAATAA